The Glycine max cultivar Williams 82 chromosome 17, Glycine_max_v4.0, whole genome shotgun sequence genome contains the following window.
CACCTCCACCACCCCATCCCCATCCACTCCCTCCTCCACCACCGCCACCGCCACCCCCTCCCCCACCGCCCCATCCCCATCTAaaccctcctcctcctcctccaccaccaccacctcctctATAATACCAACTATCTTTGCTTGTGTTGAACAAAACTTCATTCAAGGAAAGATTATGTTTTCCTTTTAATCCATTCCTTTCACCTTGATGTGAGAGACTTGCTAAAGTGTCATTGCCTTGACTACGATCTGTGACATTTTTCAGCTCTTCACCTCTAAGCTCAACAATTGTCACCACAAGGATTAAGCATAGAACCCGAAAATTTCTCAAGGCCACCATCTTTTTGACACGCtatagagagaaaaaggaatgtTTAATGTGAAGCATTTGTGACTGTTCAATATATGCTTTTCCATCAACAGGTCCCCACTTGACCGGATCTTCGTATAAAATATTCCAAAAACACTTTTAGGTAGTAAAAATTGAGATGCCTTAGCCTTCACTTTGTCCCCACAGGGAAAATATCGTAGCAATGAGTTGTTTCAAACACTTGTTCTCTTTGCTTGGCTGCCACTCCTGCCCCATTCTCCAATGGGGTGATAGAGATTGTTCGAATTTCCTCAAAAGATGCATTACAATGCTTAACAGATCTTTATTAACAGCTTTAAGAAGACACTTTTGAAAGTTTCGTCAAATATATGATCAAAGCTATAtctattttctatatataacaaaaacttTACAATATTAATAATTGTAGCAGTTGAGATTATAAAAGTACTAcaattattatagaaaaaagGAATATCAAACAGAAAATGCAGCGCTAGATTGCTTGTTTTTCATTAGCATAATTAAACTTTTGCAGTAATATTATTGTGGAAACGATCTAATTTCCGGTTTAATAAAAAGGGGAGTTCAAATAAAGTGGAAACGACCCTGAGAAAGTTCTAAATTATGTTCAATTCATTCAACCAAACAAGTTATAGGTACGTAATGGAATACAAAACATAATTGGATTCACAGTGTAGCCAATCTGATCCCATTTAATTTTAAGGTATTTAGTTTATGTGACATCATTATTTATAGTCTTCAAGCATAATATTAGGGAATTTTGGCCAATAGAATATCCATGCATCATGTGCAAACGACAAAAAGGACTTGGATATAACAATATATATGGACCCTCATCGACTTATCATGCACCATCAATGTACGTGCTACCCTTTGTCCTGCTATAGTGCTTGCTTGGCCTTTAAGCCTACGATTCCGGGGAACGTATATCAAAAGATATTCGATCTGCATATACCATTATTGCAAAATACATGCTTCGTGCCTCCGACCGTTCACGTGATATCCATTATATCAAGGTAACCAAGTATAACGAATTTCTTGGTATATCCATATGATCGATGCATCAAAGTAGTAACTACGATCATCTTTTGAAAGTTTCATATCAAATATGATCAAAGCTATATCTATACAACTATATGTCTATATCTATCAAATGTATGTAAGCACCTTGTATTCCTACAATATTCATTCAGGGATCAGAATTCAGAATTCATTCCTGATAAAAATATCCATGATGAATCGTTTGCTTATCGATTTTCGAACACAATATTGTAAAGAAATGGCGGTAAAtctaaatatatgtataaacaAGAGTTTTGGAAACAATTCGCTCCTAACTCGCTTTAGATACCAAGGTTAAGGATCTTTAGCCTCAATTTGGGAGTACAATTAAAAGTCTCGACCAGTAAGCTTCAAGCACCCAGCCCCCAATAAGACCCTGTAACCACGTAGTAGAACCCGAAGCAATCTAATATCAAAAGGAGAATATATGTTTAACTATTCCTTAGAGGTTAAGGGAGTACTTGGTTAAATAAAAtgtgtgaattattataaattttttggtaTTATCTTTATTCTcacagataaaaataattattctttagAAGCATTTTGGTATTTCCTCTCAGTTAACAATGACTGTTTTTGTAGTGGAAAAATGAAGTTTCTTACCGATCAATAACTTGACCCAATATGGACCCGACAAGCTTCAAGACAACGTTCCAAAATGAAAGTTGATAACTCGATAACCAACTGGATAACAACTTAGTAGAAAGTAGTTCTTCAGGAATGGATCCTCTCATGTGGAGAAGACGGTCGTGTTAAAATCTCACCTTTATTGCAAAAATATAGTaaactgataaaattaattgaagggCTAGGATCTTTTGCACTGATAATGTCACAATAGAGGATCCATTTCCCATTTGTCATTGGTTTAGACCGTCTAACAGTTATTACTAAGTGTGTTATCAATTGAATTGACACGGAATTCTTACAATTTAACTAATAGTCTCAAATTTAAACCgtgtgttaaatatttaaatctttgaTGTGTATAATAGTCCTTCgagcataattattttttgtataggACACAGGTAATCTATATTCAGAAAAGGAATAACACCTAACTAATAATCTTCAAACATGGAAGCTTAGCTAATAATTTCCACAGTGAAGGActttagttaaattttaatagaaTTAGACATTAAAGTGGTTAATTACAATCTCGAACTAAAGATTTATTCATTTGGTAATTATCTAAACATGGACAATACTAAATTTCCTATTCATTTTatctcatttcatttcatttcagcCTCCCTTCCAAACAAAGGCAAGTAAAAAAGGGGGTTTGACATCCTAACTGGATAATCGTAACGACAAACACCGCGAGTATTTACAGCTTGACTGTTGTACGTGCTTGAAAAGTGCACAACgtttataccaaaaaaaaaaaaacacatatagGCAGTGGTTGTAGGGTGATCAGAAGTGGGATAACCTGATATACATACGAGTTACATAATCTACTTAGGACTCAAGGACAGCTCCTTCAACAATTTTCCACCCTGGACCTGTAAAAGACATCTCATATCTTGTTGTGTAGGTTCTGCTGTTAGAAGCATCATGTTGTGGATGACCTATGGCATTCAGGTGAATAGACTCTTTGAGAGTTGTTTCCACCACTGCACGGCGCCCATTCTGTGAGATGGTCACACTATCGATGTTGAGGTCTTCCAAGGTGTAGTCGTAGGACCAACCACGCTCTGCAATCTCACCAGCACGATCTGTCCATATCTTCAACATCTCACCGTCCAAAACCTACCAGGTCTTAACTTTCAGAAAAACTTCATACACAGAAATATGATAATTCACTGCATAACTGCCTCATGTCAAGACTGTTGCCAGTCAAAGAGCAAGCGAATGTTGCAATGGAGGGGGCTGGAACCCCTATCATGTAAATGAGTTGGTTTATTATAAAGATTGTGCAATAGTCAGTTTtcactagaaaaaaaatatataaaagtgctTACAGCTACTCACAATCCCTGCTTTCCAAAACTCCAAAAGCATGGCCTAAATGGTATGGTATCACATCTTATCAGATTgggatttcaaataaaaaaaacaataaacaccATAAAGAAAGTAATTGCACAAGACGCATAATTGCATAATTTCCATATTTAACATAACCGTGGGAGGGAAATCAGTTTATGGATCATACTCaagcttatttttttaaaagttatcatCTCCATTTTTATGCAGACCACTCAAATTCCTTACCTCATGTAACCTTCCCATGCAATGATCAGGTCCAAAAGCTTCGGATTTTACACTTTGCCACTTGCGAACTAGAGCCTCAGCAACCCTTGCATCCATTTTTGGTAGCTGCTCTACTTTTTCTTCATCTCCCAAGGAACCTGTGCAGTAATGAACAATTTAATGCATGGAATTTACGCTATGAACTTGTAAAACCTAATTATAGATTTGCAGCAAATGAATCATTCAGATCATCTATAATGAAATATATGTACTAATCTTCCAAATTGCAGATGTCTCCAAAAACCATACCTAAGTTGATAGTATCCGATGCCATTGCTGAACCAGTCGTTTTACAAAGCATGGGCAAGCCATTCCTAGAAGGTAAAAACTTCAAACCAACCAAAGTTACCAGTCCAATTACAACACCAGCACACATGATCTGCACACttgcatttttaatttcttcagtAATAAATTCACCTTCACTTGTCTcagtagtattttttattccaGAAACCTCAGCATTGACCGAAGAATCCTGATCTGATAATATCACAGGATTCTCACTTTCAGAAAAGCCAAAATCCTCATTCACACCATTTACTTGATGTTTCACAATTTGATCTTCAGAACCAACAGGAAATACCTTTTTCAATGCATTCATTACACTAGCCTGGACCTGGCTAATGACAGCAGTAGCCTCGGCTCCGATTTTTACTATGGCTGCAGCAGCAGCTAAGGGTGAATGGCTACCACCCTCCAGCCTCTCTAGATATCTCAGCACTGTTGAGTCATCATAGTAATCTCCAAGCTTGAATCTTGTTTCTTTTGTATCTCTAAACCTAGGAAAAACCACCTCCATCAGCCATGTCTCTAACAATTTACAGAGTCCAGGAAGATCACTGTCCTCATCacctttttcattttccatAATAAATTCTATAATAGATGGGTTTCTATAAGGAGAGCTATCAGTATCTAGTCCTAACCATGACCGACATTGATCCAGCTCCCCAACAAGCAGTGCACAGAGACCCCTTTCTAAAGCAAAATCAATCTCTCTAATCTCCTTGGGAATATAAACAGAGGGAGCATTCCTCACAGCTGTAATCTTAGTCTGTTGAAGTTGTTGGAACAAGTTATCAGCATCTTGAATAAGATGCGGCTTTTTACCCACAAAAGCTTGTGCAACCAGTGCAAGTGCAACTCCATATGCTTCGAAACTTTCAGCTGGAATATTACTTGGTGTGGCTACAAAAAGTTCAACCTTCAAAAGAAGATTGAGGgtaagaagaaaatgataaatgaaaactctttataaataaacatgaaagtaaaaagaaaaatatgtaaaaaatgtttatgGACACCTGTTCAGCCGCTGTCATGTGTAAGAATGACTCATTCATGAAGTCTTCACGGGTGAAACCCCCAGCAAATGCTGCTGCACCCCCTCCTCCAACAGCCCACAAAATGTTACGGACACCAAGAAGACCTTCCCCACGCCGTGCTCGATGTTCATCATCAAGAGGCAAGGCTAAAAGTTCCAAAACACAATGTGGGGTTATCTCTTCTAGCGTCTCATCTATTTGTGCTTGTAAATCTGGAGCTAGGCTGGTTGCTCCTTCTTCCTACATGATCAGGTAGGTTATTGTACAGCAATTGCAATGCAACTACAACATAGAAATTTTCAAGATATATTATATACACATTATGTGTTAACACATTGCCTTATAAATGGCATATcaa
Protein-coding sequences here:
- the LOC100778956 gene encoding protein ACCUMULATION AND REPLICATION OF CHLOROPLASTS 6, chloroplastic isoform X1 encodes the protein METVLPRAGLAFCTPHPTTTLQRFTKPNKLLRSSSRGGASLSATSKWAERLIADFQFLGDAATSTVTLSPSSVPPSLDPPERYVSIPLDLYRVLGAELHFLGDGIRRAYEAKFSKPPQYAFSNDALISRRQILQAACETLADPASRREYNQGLVDDHEDAAILTQIPFDKVPGALCVLQEAGETELVLEIGQGLLRERLPKTFKQDVVLAMALAFVDVSRDAMALSPPDFIAACEMLERALKLLLEEGATSLAPDLQAQIDETLEEITPHCVLELLALPLDDEHRARRGEGLLGVRNILWAVGGGGAAAFAGGFTREDFMNESFLHMTAAEQVELFVATPSNIPAESFEAYGVALALVAQAFVGKKPHLIQDADNLFQQLQQTKITAVRNAPSVYIPKEIREIDFALERGLCALLVGELDQCRSWLGLDTDSSPYRNPSIIEFIMENEKGDEDSDLPGLCKLLETWLMEVVFPRFRDTKETRFKLGDYYDDSTVLRYLERLEGGSHSPLAAAAAIVKIGAEATAVISQVQASVMNALKKVFPVGSEDQIVKHQVNGVNEDFGFSESENPVILSDQDSSVNAEVSGIKNTTETSEGEFITEEIKNASVQIMCAGVVIGLVTLVGLKFLPSRNGLPMLCKTTGSAMASDTINLGSLGDEEKVEQLPKMDARVAEALVRKWQSVKSEAFGPDHCMGRLHEVLDGEMLKIWTDRAGEIAERGWSYDYTLEDLNIDSVTISQNGRRAVVETTLKESIHLNAIGHPQHDASNSRTYTTRYEMSFTGPGWKIVEGAVLES
- the LOC100778956 gene encoding protein ACCUMULATION AND REPLICATION OF CHLOROPLASTS 6, chloroplastic isoform X2; translation: METVLPRAGLAFCTPHPTTTLQRFTKPNKLLRSSSRGGASLSATSKWAERLIADFQFLGDAATSTVTLSPSSVPPSLDPPERYVSIPLDLYRVLGAELHFLGDGIRRAYEAKFSKPPQYAFSNDALISRRQILQAACETLADPASRREYNQGLVDDHEDAAILTQIPFDKVPGALCVLQEAGETELVLEIGQGLLRERLPKTFKQDVVLAMALAFVDVSRDAMALSPPDFIAACEMLERALKLLLEEGATSLAPDLQAQIDETLEEITPHCVLELLALPLDDEHRARRGEGLLGVRNILWAVGGGGAAAFAGGFTREDFMNESFLHMTAAEQVELFVATPSNIPAESFEAYGVALALVAQAFVGKKPHLIQDADNLFQQLQQTKITAVRNAPSVYIPKEIREIDFALERGLCALLVGELDQCRSWLGLDTDSSPYRNPSIIEFIMENEKGDEDSDLPGLCKLLETWLMEVVFPRFRDTKETRFKLGDYYDDSTVLRYLERLEGGSHSPLAAAAAIVKIGAEATAVISQVQASVMNALKKVFPVGSEDQIVKHQVNGVNEDFGFSESENPVILSDQDSSVNAEVSGIKNTTETSEGEFITEEIKNASVQIMCAGVVIGLVTLVGLKFLPSRNGLPMLCKTTGSAMASDTINLGSLGDEEKVEQLPKMDARVAEALVRKWQSVKSEAFGPDHCMGRLHEAMLLEFWKAGIVSSWVPAPSIATFACSLTGNSLDMRQLCSELSYFCV
- the LOC100778956 gene encoding protein ACCUMULATION AND REPLICATION OF CHLOROPLASTS 6, chloroplastic isoform X3: METVLPRAGLAFCTPHPTTTLQRFTKPNKLLRSSSRGGASLSATSKWAERLIADFQFLGDAATSTVTLSPSSVPPSLDPPERYVSIPLDLYRVLGAELHFLGDGIRRAYEAKFSKPPQYAFSNDALISRRQILQAACETLADPASRREYNQGLVDDHEDAAILTQIPFDKVPGALCVLQEAGETELVLEIGQGLLRERLPKTFKQDVVLAMALAFVDVSRDAMALSPPDFIAACEMLERALKLLLEEGATSLAPDLQAQIDETLEEITPHCVLELLALPLDDEHRARRGEGLLGVRNILWAVGGGGAAAFAGGFTREDFMNESFLHMTAAEQVELFVATPSNIPAESFEAYGVALALVAQAFVGKKPHLIQDADNLFQQLQQTKITAVRNAPSVYIPKEIREIDFALERGLCALLVGELDQCRSWLGLDTDSSPYRNPSIIEFIMENEKGDEDSDLPGLCKLLETWLMEVVFPRFRDTKETRFKLGDYYDDSTVLRYLERLEGGSHSPLAAAAAIVKIGAEATAVISQVQASVMNALKKVFPVGSEDQIVKHQVNGVNEDFGFSESENPVILSDQDSSVNAEVSGIKNTTETSEGEFITEEIKNASVQIMCAGVVIGLVTLVGLKFLPSRNGLPMLCKTTGSAMASDTINLGSLGDEEKVEQLPKMDARVAEALVRKWQSVKSEAFGPDHCMGRLHEAMLLEFWKAGIVSSCFGR
- the LOC100778417 gene encoding late embryogenesis abundant protein M17 yields the protein MVALRNFRVLCLILVVTIVELRGEELKNVTDRSQGNDTLASLSHQGERNGLKGKHNLSLNEVLFNTSKDSWYYRGGGGGGGGGGGFRWGWGGGGGGGGGGGGGGSGWGWGGGGGGWWKWGCRREARHGKGKQRVRHYHTSNNEDYRMGEYAQCMARTRCRGLRLDCPLHCGGPCFYDCHHMCKAHCR